Genomic segment of Octadecabacter arcticus 238:
GTCATAGCCTTCCCATTGCGCCGCAGTTTTACGTGACGGCCCCCCAACCCTGTCCTTATTTGGCCGGCAGGATGGAACGTAAGCTATTCACAGCGTTGCAGGGCGACTCAGCTGAAAAGCTGAACAATGCACTATCCAAACAGGGATTCCGACGGTCGCAAAATGTGCTATATCGCCCGTCCTGTACGGATTGTTCGGCCTGCATATCCGCGCGCATCAAAGTGGCGGACTTTGCGCCCTCCAAAAGTCAAAAGCGTGTGCTGAAACGCAACGCCGATCTGACCCGTAGCGCGTCATCGCCTTGGGCAACTGAACCGCAATATACGCTGTTCCGGGACTATCTTGATAGCCGCCACGCCGCTGGCGGTATGGCCGATATGGACCTGTTCGAATTTGCCGCAATGGTCGAAGAAACCCCGATCCGCACGCGCCTGATCGAATACCGGTCCTCGCTGGCGGATGCGGCCACGACCGACGCACGCAACGACCCTGCGGGGAACGACCCCTACGAGGGTTTGCGCGCCGTCAGCCTGACGGACATCCTCGAGGACGGGGTGTCGATGGTCTACTCATTCTTCGCGCCGGAGTTGATGAAATCTTCCGTCGGCACTTACCTGATCCTTGATCACATCAAGATCGCCCACCACCTTGACCTGCCCTATGTCTACCTTGGCTACTGGGTGCCGGGGTCGGATAAGATGGGCTATAAGGCGAACTTCAAAGGGGTCGAGATTTTCCGCAAAGGCGCGTGGGAAATGCTGACCCACCCTGATGATTATTCATCCGAAATCAACCCGATCACTGTTGCGCCGATCGCTGATCAAGTCGCGCGCATCGAATTGCCCGACTAGCAAGGCTAACGCGCAGCAAGTACCACAGGTGCCAATAAAACATCATGCAAAAAGGGCGCCCCGTAGGACGCCCTTTTTTCCGTTAAGACATTGGTAACGAACTGGGCCCAGCGGGATCAGTTCAGCAGGTTTGGCACAATCGTCACGATGCCCGGTGCAAGGGCAAGGACCAGCAAACCGAACACTTGGATCAACACGAACGGTATGACCCCACGATAGATATGGCCCGTCGTGACTTCTTTGGGTGCAACACCGCGCAGGTAAAACAATGCAAACCCAAAGGGTGGCGTCAGGAACGACGTCTGTAGATTCACAGCGATCATGATCGTCACCCATTTGGGATCAAACGAGCCACCATAAATAACAGGGCCAACGATGGGGATCACGATGTAGATGATCTCCAAGAAGTCCAACACGAAGCCCAGAACGAACAACACCAGCATCACGATCAGGAACACTGTCCATTCATCATCGAAACTGCGCAAGAATTGCTGGATATAGTGTTCCCCGCCAAACGAAATCACCACGAGGTTGAGCATTTGCGACCCGATCAGGATCGTGAACACCATGCTCGTGACTTTGGCCGTTTCGCGAACAACTGGCGTCAGAACACCACCCAGCCACAACACGGTACAGGCATAGAACAAACCAAACATCGCAAACAAGAACATCGACATTGCGAAGACAAACGCGATGTAATTTTCGAACGCCACATCTTCTAGGCCAACGCGCATGTCAAAATTAACACCGACAATCAGCATCAAGGCCACTGCACCGGTCGCCAGCAGGATGATTTTGCCGGACTTGTCCTGATCTGCCAGCTTGCGATAAGCCGCCAACATCAGTGCGCCACCCGCACCCAATGCGGCCGCCGGTGTCGGATTGGTAATGCCACCAAGGATCGATCCGAGAACTGCAATGATCAGCACGAGCGGCGGAAAGACCACGCGCAACAGATCGTTTTTGGCCAAACGCGCAAAGGCTGGTCGCATGGACCACACCACCAACAGCAGCGGCAATAGGATGATCAACGTCGTCACACCAGGCGTTGTGAGCGCCCCGATCAACACAACGTCAGCCAGCAACATCAACAAGACTCCGATGCCGCCAACGATCAGTGGTCCGGAAGCTGCACTTGGTGAAACACCGCGCGCAGTTGTCAGAACCAGTGTCAAAAGCAGCGCAAGAACGGCAATTCCGGTGCCAATTTTTGGCGCGTTGTTAGCCTGTTGCGTCACCAGATCGGCGCGTTCCTCATCACCAAGTTCGCGCGCTTCGGTCACGCCGCCCGCGTTTTCAATCGCTGTTTGCTCGGCAACGGCTGTCGACCATGCTTCTTCGCCGTGCAGATCCTGCATTGCAATGGCGCATTCAGGCGACACGTTTGTGCGCAAGCTGGCTGTCTGGCCGGAGTCGGTAAAGCTGTCGACGATGATCGACTGGCTGCCCACCACGCCGAGGTTCATCAAGAACACCAGCAGGATGACCAAACCACCCGGCACCGCGAGGAACCATGTCAGGCCTTCGCCGCGCGTGATCGGCTCATCTGTGCTCTCACCGACGGACACAGCGGGCGCTTTGCTTGGATTCAACAAGGCATAGCAAAACGCATATGCCGCATAGAGAAACGCCAACAAAATACCAGGCAGCAACGCCGCTTGAAACAGCGTGCCAACGGACAGAACCGCGGGTGAACCCAGATAGGTCAACGCGTCCGAACAGCCCACAAGGGTCGCACGGGTTTCTTGCGCTGCGGAATACAAATCACCCGCCAACGTCCCCAGCAGAACGATCACGATGGATGGCGGAATGATCTGGCCCAAGGTGCCAGACGCCGCGATCACACCCGTAGCAAGTTCTTTAGAATAGCCCGCCCGCAGCATGGTTGGCAAAGACAACAGACCCATGGTCACAACGGTTGCACCGACAATGCCCGTTGACGCCGCAAGGAACGCACCCACGACAACAACTGACACGGCCAAACCACCCGGAAGACCGCCGAAAACGCGGCTCATGGTGGTCAGCAAATCGTCAGCAATTTTGGACCGTTCCAGCGTGATGCCCATGAGGACAAACATCGCAACGGCCAGCAGCGTTTCAATCGACTGCCCCGCCAGAACACGTTCATTCATCCGGTTCACAACGAATGACAGATTGCGGTCAATCGCCGTTTCCCAACCGCCGATAAACACAGCCTCCCCTATTCGGGGTAAGTCCGGATATCTGAACACGGATATAAAGTCGCTCCGGATCCCGTCAGCGATAAGTGCGCTGTATTCGGCCGATGATTTGTCAATCGCTTGGTGGATAAGATAACCACCACTGTCCAAAGCCGCGATGATCGCAAAGGAAATAACCGCAGCCCCACTGATGGCGAACGCCACCGGAAAGCCCGAAAGGATGCCTGAGAACAGGCACAAGAATACAATAATTAGGCCAATTTCTACGCCATCAAGTCCGAAAAACATTAGTGCGTTCCCTCATATGCTTCTTCGCCTTCGCCAAGGGAGTCCTTGTCGAGGTATTTATCGATGCTTTCCTCGCCCTCAACCAGTTCCAGATAGGACCGGTAGAAGAACGCAACGGAATGAAGCAAAACCAATGCGGTAAAAGTAACGAGCAGAACTTTGAACAGAAAATAGGCGTTGAATCCGTTTGGGCTGAACCCGATGGTTTCAACATTCCAGCGCAACGCGCGGGCCTTGTTCAGCAGGCGTTCAAGACTGTCGGACGCCGACGGATTGGGCACCACAAGATGGCGCCACAAGAAATACCAGCCATACATCCACGTCAGTATCGCGGCCGGCACCATAAAGACCATAGATCCGATCATATCAATGATGCGCTTGGCGCGGTGGCCAACGGCGGAATAGACAAGATCAACCCGCACATGACCGCCCTGCACAAACGTGTAGGTGACACAAAGACAAACGATCAGCGCGTTGTACAGTTTCAGGCTCTCGGCCCACCAACTCACATCAAACGTCATTGCGATGCCTAAGCCGATCGACAGCTCGGACACCGCGAAAACCCGCTGCATGAAGATGATCATGATCTGGACCAACACCATCAACAGGCCAGCCCAAGCAAACGTGCGCCCAATCTTATTGGCAAAACCTTCCAAGACCCGCACACAGCCCCACATGAAGGGACGGTGCAGGAGCGCTACGGCCGTAAGTGTCAGAAACAACACGAAAAGCGCGAAAAACAGCTCGTGCGAGCCGCCGTAATAAATGAACCGCATCAGCGATTCCTTGTCTTCGGTCGTGTTGGCCCAGCTTAACCAGTCCAGCCAGACAGTTGGATGCGAGACCGCAAAAGCGATGTTGTAAATCGCCTCGGCGATGTTTGCGAAAAGCCACACAAACGTGTTCCAAAGCGCGCCAAGAAACGTCGCAGCAGCGGCTATGGGGTCCGATCCTTCAGGGGCATTGCCCTGAAGCCGTTCCAACCATTGTGTGAAACCGTTCTCATAGGATGACCAGAACCCACCTGCGTTTGCGGCGTCTTCTTCCATGTCCGTGCCCCCAAAATATTTGAAAAATCTATGACACACGTTTTCCGTGTGGTACGAATAGGCCCCGCCAAATTTGGCAGGGCCCTCCAATTTTTATGGGCTGATCACGAACGTGATCAGCCAGCGGCGTTAGCCCATGACGCGTGCGCGCTGTGCTGTGTAGACATCATCGGAAATCGATGTCCAAGCGTAGGTGGACCGCACTGCAGCTTCTTGGCTTTCGCGGATGCGTGCGAACAGCTCGTCATCCATGAATTCGTCCAGTGCCCCAGCGGCAGCTGTCCCGAATGCATCCCAAACGTCGTCTGGGAATTCCAGAACTTTGACGCCCTGTGATTTCAGACGCTCAAGCGCTGCACCGTTGTTGTAGTTTGACTGGGACAAGGACCATTGGTGGGTTGCCGCAGCTGCGGTCGAAATGATTTCCTGAATTGCAGGTGTCATCTCGTTCCAAACATCACGGTTCATCGACGCCACAAGTGCCGAACCCGGCTCGTGCATGCCGCCTGTGTAATAGAACTCACAGACTTCCTGGAAACCAAGACGTTCGTCCGCGAACGGACCGATCCATTCAGCACCGTCAATCGCGCCAGACGCGAGGGCCTGATAGATTTCACCACCCGGTACGTTTTGAACGGACGCACCTGTGCGACCCAATGCAAGACCACCAAGGCCCGGCATACGGAACTTCAGACCCTGCAAATCAGCAGCGGAATTGATTTCTTTGTTGAACCAACCGCCTGGCTGGTGACCGGTGTTACCCGCAAGGAACGATTTCAGACCAAAGATGCCGCCCAGTTCGTCATGCAGCTGTGATCCGCCACCGTGGTAGTACCAACTGGACATTTCGCCACCTGTCGCGCCAAACGGCACGGCTGTCATGAAGTAGTAACCGGGGTGCTGACCACCAAAATAGTAATCGGCAGAGTGATACATGTCGGCCTGACCGGACGAAACAGCATCAAACACTTCGAACGCACCAACAAGCTGGCCAGCGGCCTTCTTTTCGATGGTGATTGCTCCGTCAGCCATTGCATTCACGCGGTCGATGAAATTCACAGCAGCGTCATCAAAAACCGCGAAACCGTCTGGCACCGAAGTGACCATCGTCAGCGTGCGGTTACCTTGTGCG
This window contains:
- a CDS encoding arginyltransferase; its protein translation is MRHSLPIAPQFYVTAPQPCPYLAGRMERKLFTALQGDSAEKLNNALSKQGFRRSQNVLYRPSCTDCSACISARIKVADFAPSKSQKRVLKRNADLTRSASSPWATEPQYTLFRDYLDSRHAAGGMADMDLFEFAAMVEETPIRTRLIEYRSSLADAATTDARNDPAGNDPYEGLRAVSLTDILEDGVSMVYSFFAPELMKSSVGTYLILDHIKIAHHLDLPYVYLGYWVPGSDKMGYKANFKGVEIFRKGAWEMLTHPDDYSSEINPITVAPIADQVARIELPD
- a CDS encoding TRAP transporter large permease; protein product: MFFGLDGVEIGLIIVFLCLFSGILSGFPVAFAISGAAVISFAIIAALDSGGYLIHQAIDKSSAEYSALIADGIRSDFISVFRYPDLPRIGEAVFIGGWETAIDRNLSFVVNRMNERVLAGQSIETLLAVAMFVLMGITLERSKIADDLLTTMSRVFGGLPGGLAVSVVVVGAFLAASTGIVGATVVTMGLLSLPTMLRAGYSKELATGVIAASGTLGQIIPPSIVIVLLGTLAGDLYSAAQETRATLVGCSDALTYLGSPAVLSVGTLFQAALLPGILLAFLYAAYAFCYALLNPSKAPAVSVGESTDEPITRGEGLTWFLAVPGGLVILLVFLMNLGVVGSQSIIVDSFTDSGQTASLRTNVSPECAIAMQDLHGEEAWSTAVAEQTAIENAGGVTEARELGDEERADLVTQQANNAPKIGTGIAVLALLLTLVLTTARGVSPSAASGPLIVGGIGVLLMLLADVVLIGALTTPGVTTLIILLPLLLVVWSMRPAFARLAKNDLLRVVFPPLVLIIAVLGSILGGITNPTPAAALGAGGALMLAAYRKLADQDKSGKIILLATGAVALMLIVGVNFDMRVGLEDVAFENYIAFVFAMSMFLFAMFGLFYACTVLWLGGVLTPVVRETAKVTSMVFTILIGSQMLNLVVISFGGEHYIQQFLRSFDDEWTVFLIVMLVLFVLGFVLDFLEIIYIVIPIVGPVIYGGSFDPKWVTIMIAVNLQTSFLTPPFGFALFYLRGVAPKEVTTGHIYRGVIPFVLIQVFGLLVLALAPGIVTIVPNLLN
- a CDS encoding TRAP transporter small permease subunit, with the translated sequence MEEDAANAGGFWSSYENGFTQWLERLQGNAPEGSDPIAAAATFLGALWNTFVWLFANIAEAIYNIAFAVSHPTVWLDWLSWANTTEDKESLMRFIYYGGSHELFFALFVLFLTLTAVALLHRPFMWGCVRVLEGFANKIGRTFAWAGLLMVLVQIMIIFMQRVFAVSELSIGLGIAMTFDVSWWAESLKLYNALIVCLCVTYTFVQGGHVRVDLVYSAVGHRAKRIIDMIGSMVFMVPAAILTWMYGWYFLWRHLVVPNPSASDSLERLLNKARALRWNVETIGFSPNGFNAYFLFKVLLVTFTALVLLHSVAFFYRSYLELVEGEESIDKYLDKDSLGEGEEAYEGTH
- a CDS encoding TRAP transporter substrate-binding protein; protein product: MDRRSFLKTSALGGTAAAATTLAAPAYAQGNRTLTMVTSVPDGFAVFDDAAVNFIDRVNAMADGAITIEKKAAGQLVGAFEVFDAVSSGQADMYHSADYYFGGQHPGYYFMTAVPFGATGGEMSSWYYHGGGSQLHDELGGIFGLKSFLAGNTGHQPGGWFNKEINSAADLQGLKFRMPGLGGLALGRTGASVQNVPGGEIYQALASGAIDGAEWIGPFADERLGFQEVCEFYYTGGMHEPGSALVASMNRDVWNEMTPAIQEIISTAAAATHQWSLSQSNYNNGAALERLKSQGVKVLEFPDDVWDAFGTAAAGALDEFMDDELFARIRESQEAAVRSTYAWTSISDDVYTAQRARVMG